The Mobula birostris isolate sMobBir1 chromosome 11, sMobBir1.hap1, whole genome shotgun sequence genome has a segment encoding these proteins:
- the LOC140205416 gene encoding profilin-3-like has translation MSDWKNYINTILKDKNVEDAAIVGHANNKAVWASKPGGILAAISPHEVSTLIGKDRKTFLQTGITIGGKKCSIIRDNLLVNNDEVMDVRMKGGQGKSICIGKTNKIMVFIMGKRGVHGGLLNKKVHEMDNYLKEKGF, from the coding sequence ATGTCAGACTGGAAGAACTACATCAACACTATACTGAAGGACAAGAACGTGGAAGATGCTGCCATTGTGGGCCACGCCAACAACAAGGCCGTCTGGGCATCCAAACCCGGCGGTATATTGGCTGCCATCTCCCCGCACGAGGTCAGCACGCTAATAGGGAAGGACCGCAAGACTTTCCTACAAACGGGCATCACCATCGGAGGGAAGAAatgctccatcatcagggacaacctCCTGGTCAACAACGACGAGGTGATGGATGTAAGGATGAAAGGCGGACAAGGCAAGAGCATCTGCATCGGCAAAACCAACAAGATCATGGTGTTTATCATGGGCAAAAGGGGGGTCCACGGGGGACTCCTCAACAAGAAGGTCCATGAAATGGATAACTATCTGAAGGAGAAGGGCTTTTAA